Proteins found in one Terribacillus sp. DMT04 genomic segment:
- a CDS encoding bifunctional 2-polyprenyl-6-hydroxyphenol methylase/3-demethylubiquinol 3-O-methyltransferase UbiG — MLTEAWTSRFFTREDRAARDFVLKLPDAWWSRGYEYKWAASFAEAGDTVLDAASGISHPFKFHLATAAQAVYACDIDTRIVDDQAILEDISKDFGKEEAARLPAGLLQRIHRTAADLTALPYEDALFDKIFCISVIEHLDVSVQKRAWEQFSRTLKPGGLVIVTFDYPTVDLKVMETLAELAGLEYAGDVQTELPANALFDDQWGRLYCFRAIFRKKKPPSI; from the coding sequence ATGTTGACAGAAGCATGGACTTCGAGATTTTTCACACGTGAGGATCGTGCAGCGCGCGATTTTGTGCTGAAATTACCGGATGCTTGGTGGAGTCGCGGTTATGAATATAAATGGGCAGCTTCGTTTGCAGAGGCAGGGGATACTGTACTGGATGCTGCCTCGGGAATAAGTCATCCATTTAAATTTCACTTGGCGACCGCCGCACAGGCAGTCTATGCATGCGATATAGATACAAGAATTGTGGATGATCAGGCCATCCTGGAAGATATAAGCAAGGATTTCGGGAAAGAAGAAGCGGCACGATTACCAGCAGGACTGCTGCAAAGAATTCACCGTACTGCAGCTGATCTCACTGCGCTGCCTTACGAAGATGCCCTCTTTGATAAGATATTCTGTATTTCGGTAATAGAACATTTGGACGTAAGTGTACAAAAGCGTGCTTGGGAGCAGTTCAGCCGTACCTTAAAGCCGGGAGGTCTCGTTATAGTAACGTTCGATTATCCAACAGTTGATTTAAAAGTTATGGAAACATTAGCTGAACTTGCCGGCTTGGAATACGCTGGCGACGTTCAGACCGAACTGCCGGCAAATGCCCTGTTTGATGATCAATGGGGACGACTTTATTGTTTTCGTGCTATCTTTCGAAAGAAGAAACCTCCGTCCATTTAA
- a CDS encoding glycosyltransferase family 2 protein → MTNVLIGTTVKQDPDILSAYLDSLRDLQTKNMSISFCFVDDNDNPESSSLLANFAKERPTVIFLSEGTDAYLKDEHTHYWTESLIWKVAAWKNRIISFALEQHYDYVFFVDSDLILHPVTLNQLLASEKDIISCVFWTQWQPGTQALPQVWLKDEYDQFAHARGESLSGEEQAERHQTFLSQMQEPGVYEVGGLGACTLISRNALEKGVHFGEIPNLSFWGEDRHFCIRAAALGFSLFVDTHYPAFHLYRKTDLAKLPAYKWEQNWPGSAPRISKASSNTLTLSMIVKNEAGRYLERVLHSCLPAVDQAVIIDDYSTDNTRAICQTLCAAYNVPLKLIENTASNFSNEIGLRKQQWQETIAEDPDWILNLDADEVLENAFSTEKDRLLNQADLDLYSFRLYDFWDEFHYREDTHWQAHHFYRPFLLRYQPAFPYEWLETPVHCGRFPVNIFKLPNGISDLRVKHFGWANENDRKRKYERYKQQDPQAVYGQEAQYESILDANPTLIKWTEVSSFER, encoded by the coding sequence ATGACGAACGTACTAATTGGTACTACTGTAAAGCAAGACCCTGACATATTGTCTGCCTACTTAGACTCTCTCCGTGACCTTCAAACAAAGAACATGTCAATCTCTTTTTGTTTTGTAGACGATAACGATAACCCTGAATCAAGTTCGCTGCTCGCTAATTTTGCAAAAGAAAGACCGACTGTCATCTTTCTATCCGAAGGAACAGACGCCTATTTGAAAGATGAACATACGCATTATTGGACAGAATCGCTAATCTGGAAAGTAGCTGCATGGAAAAATCGAATTATCTCTTTTGCATTAGAGCAGCACTATGATTATGTATTTTTCGTTGACTCCGACCTTATCTTGCACCCTGTCACTTTGAATCAGCTGCTTGCTAGTGAAAAAGATATTATCTCGTGCGTCTTTTGGACACAATGGCAGCCAGGAACACAAGCGCTGCCGCAAGTCTGGCTGAAAGATGAATATGATCAATTCGCTCATGCTCGCGGGGAATCACTGTCGGGTGAAGAACAGGCAGAAAGACACCAAACTTTCCTCAGTCAAATGCAAGAACCCGGGGTATATGAAGTGGGCGGCTTAGGGGCATGTACATTAATCAGCCGAAATGCTTTAGAAAAAGGTGTCCATTTCGGCGAAATCCCCAATCTTTCATTCTGGGGAGAAGATCGGCATTTTTGTATTCGCGCTGCCGCACTAGGCTTCTCTCTCTTTGTTGATACGCATTATCCTGCATTTCACCTGTATCGAAAAACAGATTTAGCAAAGCTTCCTGCTTATAAATGGGAACAAAACTGGCCAGGTTCTGCACCACGCATCTCGAAAGCAAGCAGCAATACACTAACTTTATCTATGATTGTTAAAAATGAAGCAGGACGCTATCTGGAACGTGTTTTACACAGTTGTTTACCTGCTGTTGACCAGGCAGTTATCATTGATGATTACAGTACAGATAACACAAGAGCGATTTGCCAAACGCTTTGCGCTGCCTATAATGTTCCGCTTAAATTGATTGAGAATACTGCTTCCAACTTTTCGAATGAAATCGGGCTTCGCAAACAACAATGGCAAGAGACAATTGCTGAAGATCCTGACTGGATTCTAAATTTGGATGCAGATGAGGTGCTGGAGAATGCCTTTTCAACAGAAAAAGACCGGCTTCTAAACCAAGCCGATCTGGACCTTTATTCATTTCGTTTATACGATTTCTGGGATGAATTTCATTACCGAGAGGATACGCATTGGCAGGCTCACCATTTTTACCGCCCTTTCCTGCTCCGCTATCAGCCAGCCTTTCCATATGAATGGCTGGAAACACCCGTTCATTGCGGCCGATTTCCAGTAAACATTTTCAAACTGCCCAATGGTATTAGTGATTTGCGGGTAAAGCATTTTGGCTGGGCGAACGAGAATGATCGAAAGCGAAAGTATGAACGCTATAAGCAGCAAGATCCACAAGCTGTGTATGGACAGGAAGCACAATATGAGAGCATTTTAGATGCTAATCCCACTTTAATTAAATGGACGGAGGTTTCTTCTTTCGAAAGATAG
- a CDS encoding S1C family serine protease — MNRDNDQQYNDYPEEPQHDSHYEQEPSNSNEAYRRSEQKEETQTYGHAIQIDEPVKQPQQPKQKSKSWTSFISGIAGGILVLAIVAVLVFTNVISFNSDAASPSTMGTDNISTTTSSNKTLAAETSTKNLTSAIQSASAAVVGVENLQQADLFSESQEAGSGSGVIYKKEDGKAYVVTNNHVVEGASSLEVTLANGETEKATLLGTDEISDLAVLEIDGTNVDAVAAFGTSDDLTVGQQAIAIGNPLGSQFAGSVTQGIISGLDRSVAVDSNNDGTEDWVSEVLQTDAAINPGNSGGALINANGEVIGINSMKIAQEEVEGIGFAIPIDAAKPLINQLETSGKVERPYIGIGAISLDQVPQASKQRTLNLPDDVTAGVVLAQVVEGSAAAEAGLEQYDVITKIDDQDITSMVDLRSYLYSDKKIGDEVNVTYYRDGSKESAKLTLTKEQATEVTNSAEQQQQ; from the coding sequence ATGAATAGAGATAACGACCAGCAATACAATGATTATCCAGAAGAGCCGCAGCATGATTCTCATTACGAACAGGAGCCTTCTAATTCGAATGAAGCCTACAGAAGATCGGAACAAAAAGAAGAAACACAAACTTACGGACATGCTATTCAGATAGATGAGCCGGTAAAACAGCCGCAGCAGCCAAAACAGAAAAGCAAAAGTTGGACAAGTTTTATCAGCGGTATTGCTGGTGGTATTTTAGTACTTGCGATTGTTGCTGTCCTTGTATTCACTAATGTTATTTCGTTTAATTCTGACGCAGCAAGCCCTTCGACAATGGGGACAGACAATATATCAACTACAACATCCAGTAACAAAACATTAGCAGCAGAGACGAGTACAAAGAATCTAACTTCTGCCATCCAAAGTGCTTCTGCAGCAGTAGTCGGCGTAGAGAACTTACAACAAGCAGATTTATTCTCTGAATCACAGGAAGCAGGTTCTGGTTCAGGTGTTATTTACAAAAAAGAAGATGGAAAAGCATACGTTGTAACGAACAACCACGTTGTAGAAGGTGCTTCCAGCTTGGAAGTGACATTAGCTAACGGAGAAACAGAGAAAGCTACATTGCTTGGCACAGATGAAATTAGTGATTTAGCTGTACTGGAAATTGACGGAACAAACGTTGATGCAGTGGCCGCATTTGGTACTTCAGATGATTTAACTGTTGGTCAGCAAGCGATCGCAATTGGAAACCCGTTAGGATCTCAATTCGCCGGTTCTGTGACACAAGGTATCATCAGCGGTCTGGATCGTTCTGTTGCAGTTGATTCCAATAATGACGGCACAGAAGATTGGGTTTCCGAAGTACTGCAGACAGATGCAGCAATCAACCCTGGTAACAGCGGCGGAGCATTAATTAATGCCAATGGTGAGGTAATTGGTATTAACTCGATGAAGATTGCGCAGGAAGAAGTAGAAGGTATTGGATTCGCCATTCCAATTGATGCAGCGAAGCCACTTATTAATCAGCTTGAAACATCCGGTAAAGTGGAGCGTCCTTATATCGGTATTGGTGCTATCAGCTTGGATCAAGTACCGCAGGCTAGCAAGCAGCGAACATTGAACTTACCAGACGATGTAACAGCTGGTGTCGTGCTTGCACAAGTAGTAGAAGGTTCAGCAGCTGCCGAGGCAGGACTTGAGCAATATGATGTTATTACGAAAATTGACGACCAAGATATTACTAGCATGGTTGATTTACGTTCCTATCTTTACTCTGATAAAAAAATCGGTGATGAAGTGAATGTGACGTATTATCGAGATGGCAGCAAAGAATCAGCGAAACTTACACTAACAAAAGAACAAGCAACAGAAGTCACTAATTCTGCCGAGCAACAACAACAGTAA
- a CDS encoding response regulator transcription factor produces the protein MLNHIIVVEDDPNIRNIVEAYLKKEGYRVSVAETAELALELAEKENPDMWIMDIMLPGMDGYALCNKIRQTSEVPIIIISAKDEEIDRILGLELGGDDYLTKPFSPRELVARVKRLFKRWNPQTQPDVQAAVKQMDLEAGDLQLHLGERRVYWHEEEVEVTAKEFEMIVILVQNPNRAFSRDELLTQVWGEDYFGSDRAVDDLVKRLRKKMEGIPIETVWGFGYRFRMDEE, from the coding sequence TTGTTAAATCATATTATTGTTGTTGAAGACGATCCTAATATACGAAATATAGTAGAAGCGTACTTAAAAAAGGAGGGCTACCGAGTCAGTGTAGCCGAGACAGCTGAACTGGCTTTGGAGCTGGCAGAAAAGGAAAATCCAGATATGTGGATCATGGACATTATGCTGCCAGGAATGGACGGATATGCGCTATGTAATAAAATACGCCAAACAAGCGAGGTGCCAATCATTATCATCTCAGCAAAAGATGAAGAGATCGACAGAATCCTCGGTTTGGAACTGGGCGGCGATGATTATCTGACCAAACCTTTCAGCCCGCGCGAATTAGTTGCGCGTGTGAAGCGACTCTTTAAAAGATGGAATCCGCAAACACAGCCTGACGTGCAGGCAGCTGTGAAACAGATGGATTTAGAAGCGGGCGATTTGCAGCTTCATTTAGGGGAACGCCGTGTTTACTGGCATGAAGAAGAAGTGGAAGTAACTGCAAAAGAATTTGAGATGATTGTAATCCTTGTTCAAAATCCTAACCGTGCTTTCTCACGCGATGAGCTGCTCACGCAAGTATGGGGAGAAGATTATTTCGGCAGCGATCGTGCCGTTGATGACTTGGTAAAACGGCTTCGCAAAAAGATGGAGGGTATTCCGATTGAAACGGTGTGGGGCTTTGGCTACCGGTTCAGGATGGATGAAGAATGA
- a CDS encoding cell wall metabolism sensor histidine kinase WalK, giving the protein MRLKTQLNLAFTTLLIIVMGFTAITLYSQLKSLLVTNETRQLEESGQILLTAISGIDEIPAPTLDSMLNNLDLSMFLYDEKAEEVTYTNLVKSDAERLAESHDTAPTRENTIWKDNQNSFVVKSIRIGPEQHMVILRPIRELEEVQQSFFQRILLVFLIGVMIAILISTYLTQRLVRPLTELKYQLKKIQRREFDQIKSVKASGEIKEVEQSAIEMAKELNRYITSQRQFFQNASHELKTPLMTIQGYAEGIKDGVFTGKDQEHGLEVVVSEINRLKQLINEMILLAKLDSEEGIYKEERVEIKELINQTIDRALPLVSDKNINLTYNKPSDIIINGDKEKLLRAMMNITSNAIRHANSQVHLSVQPSDSRSVEITISDDGPGIPDELLPNMFQRFVKGDGGETGLGLAISRAIVERHNGTIQAGKSKLGGASFTIIL; this is encoded by the coding sequence ATGAGACTGAAAACGCAGCTAAATCTAGCTTTCACAACCTTGCTTATTATTGTGATGGGATTCACGGCAATAACATTGTATTCACAATTGAAAAGTTTACTCGTGACCAATGAGACGAGACAGTTAGAGGAGAGCGGACAGATTTTACTTACGGCAATTAGCGGCATAGACGAAATCCCTGCCCCTACACTCGATTCCATGCTTAATAATTTGGATCTTAGTATGTTTCTTTATGACGAAAAAGCAGAGGAAGTAACTTATACCAACTTAGTAAAGTCGGATGCGGAGAGGCTTGCAGAAAGCCATGATACGGCTCCTACACGTGAAAACACCATTTGGAAGGATAACCAAAATAGTTTTGTTGTCAAATCAATTAGAATAGGACCCGAACAGCATATGGTTATTCTTCGTCCTATCAGAGAGTTGGAAGAAGTACAGCAAAGTTTCTTTCAGCGCATTCTGCTTGTTTTCTTAATCGGTGTCATGATAGCAATTTTAATCAGTACGTACTTAACACAGCGCTTAGTGCGGCCTTTAACTGAATTGAAATATCAGCTGAAAAAGATTCAGCGTCGTGAATTTGATCAGATTAAATCGGTTAAAGCGAGCGGTGAAATTAAAGAAGTAGAACAAAGCGCAATTGAGATGGCGAAGGAATTGAATCGCTACATTACGTCCCAGCGTCAATTTTTCCAAAATGCCAGCCACGAATTAAAAACACCGCTCATGACGATTCAAGGCTATGCCGAGGGGATTAAAGACGGCGTCTTCACCGGTAAAGATCAGGAGCACGGCTTAGAGGTTGTTGTATCAGAAATCAATCGATTAAAACAGCTCATAAACGAGATGATCTTGCTGGCCAAGCTAGACAGTGAAGAAGGAATTTATAAAGAGGAACGAGTAGAGATTAAAGAGCTTATCAATCAAACAATTGACCGGGCACTGCCTCTTGTAAGCGACAAAAATATTAACTTAACTTATAATAAACCTTCTGACATTATAATTAATGGGGATAAAGAGAAGCTGCTTCGGGCAATGATGAATATAACGTCTAATGCCATCCGCCACGCCAATAGTCAAGTTCATCTATCTGTACAGCCAAGTGATAGCAGAAGCGTCGAAATCACGATTTCAGATGATGGTCCAGGAATTCCAGATGAATTACTGCCGAATATGTTCCAGCGTTTTGTAAAAGGAGACGGCGGTGAAACTGGTCTTGGCTTGGCGATTTCCCGTGCGATCGTAGAAAGGCATAATGGTACCATTCAAGCGGGTAAATCTAAGTTAGGCGGGGCAAGCTTTACCATAATATTATAA
- the typA gene encoding translational GTPase TypA: MQLREDIRNIAIIAHVDHGKTTLVDQLLKYSGTFRDNEHVDERAMDSNDLEKERGITILAKNTAINYNDTRINILDTPGHADFGGEVERVLKMVDGVLLVVDAYEGAMPQTRFVLKKALEQKLTPVVVVNKIDKPSARPEHVIDEVLDLFIELGADDEQLEFPVVYASALNGTSGDAPEALEESMDPIFNTIMESIPAPIDNADEGLQFQVTILDYNDFLGRIGVGRIFRGSVKVGDQVSLMKKDGSVKNFRITKLFGFIGLKRTEITEAKAGDIVAVAGLEDINVGETVCSVDKPEALPIPRIDEPTLQMTFLVNNSPFAGKEGKYITSRKIEERLLTQLETDVSLRVDPTDSPDAWTVSGRGELHLSILIENMRREGYELQLSKPQVILKEIDGKMCEPVERVQADVPEDYTGAVMESLGSRKGEMVDMINQGNGQVRLEFRVPSRGLIGYSTEFMSQTRGFGILNHTFDGYEPVVAGQVGGRSKGVLVALEQGKASTYGIMKLEDRGIIFTAPGTDVYAGMIVGEHSRDNDLTVNIAVEKHLTNVRSANKDQTSTIRKTRDLSLEEAIEYLNDDEYCEVTPESIRLRKKILNKNEREKASKKKKA, from the coding sequence ATGCAATTAAGAGAAGATATTCGCAATATCGCGATTATTGCCCACGTTGACCACGGGAAAACAACTTTGGTTGACCAGTTGCTTAAATATTCTGGTACGTTTCGTGATAACGAACACGTGGATGAGCGCGCAATGGATTCCAATGACTTGGAAAAAGAGCGCGGTATTACAATCTTGGCGAAAAACACTGCGATTAACTATAACGATACACGAATTAACATATTGGATACACCAGGACACGCCGATTTCGGCGGTGAGGTGGAGCGCGTACTGAAGATGGTAGACGGCGTTCTGCTTGTTGTAGATGCTTACGAGGGTGCAATGCCACAGACTCGTTTCGTATTGAAAAAAGCATTGGAGCAAAAGCTTACTCCGGTTGTTGTTGTAAACAAAATCGACAAACCGAGTGCGCGTCCTGAGCATGTAATTGATGAAGTACTTGATCTATTCATCGAACTTGGTGCAGATGATGAACAGCTTGAATTCCCGGTTGTTTACGCATCCGCATTGAACGGTACTTCCGGCGACGCGCCAGAAGCACTAGAAGAATCAATGGACCCGATCTTCAACACAATCATGGAGAGCATTCCAGCTCCAATTGATAATGCAGATGAAGGCTTGCAATTCCAGGTTACAATCTTGGATTACAACGACTTCCTAGGCCGTATTGGTGTTGGTCGTATTTTCCGTGGTTCTGTTAAGGTTGGCGATCAAGTTTCCTTGATGAAGAAAGATGGCTCTGTGAAGAACTTCCGTATCACGAAGCTATTCGGTTTCATTGGCTTGAAACGTACAGAAATTACAGAAGCAAAAGCTGGTGACATTGTTGCTGTTGCGGGTCTTGAAGATATAAACGTAGGGGAAACTGTTTGCTCGGTTGATAAGCCGGAAGCACTTCCAATCCCGCGTATCGACGAACCTACATTGCAAATGACTTTCCTTGTGAACAACAGCCCGTTCGCAGGTAAAGAAGGGAAATACATTACTTCCCGTAAAATCGAAGAACGTTTGCTTACACAGCTTGAGACAGATGTAAGTCTTCGTGTAGATCCAACTGATTCTCCTGATGCCTGGACTGTATCCGGCCGCGGTGAGCTTCACTTGTCTATCTTAATTGAGAATATGCGTCGTGAAGGTTATGAATTGCAGCTTTCCAAACCGCAAGTTATCTTAAAAGAAATTGATGGCAAAATGTGTGAACCGGTAGAACGCGTACAAGCAGATGTACCGGAAGATTACACTGGAGCTGTTATGGAATCTCTAGGTTCCCGTAAAGGGGAAATGGTTGATATGATCAACCAAGGTAACGGTCAAGTGCGTCTTGAATTCCGTGTACCTTCTCGTGGTTTGATCGGTTATTCTACAGAATTCATGTCCCAAACGCGCGGATTTGGTATCTTGAACCATACATTCGACGGATATGAGCCAGTTGTTGCTGGACAAGTAGGCGGCCGTTCTAAAGGTGTTCTTGTTGCACTTGAGCAAGGTAAAGCATCAACTTACGGTATTATGAAATTAGAAGACCGCGGTATCATCTTCACTGCTCCGGGTACAGATGTATACGCTGGTATGATCGTCGGAGAACACAGCCGTGATAATGACTTGACTGTTAACATTGCAGTTGAGAAGCATCTAACTAACGTACGTTCTGCGAATAAAGATCAAACTTCTACAATTCGTAAAACACGTGATTTGTCTCTTGAAGAAGCGATTGAATACTTGAATGACGATGAATACTGTGAAGTAACACCAGAATCCATTCGTCTTCGTAAGAAAATCCTTAACAAGAACGAACGTGAAAAAGCATCTAAAAAGAAAAAAGCATAA
- a CDS encoding YkvA family protein: MTRLWSRLRFLFNFRKSVPFLKAFFTAKEVAAAKKVTAIALIVLYFVFPFDLIPDFLIGIGIVDDLAVATFILQLIIKMAPVHLKDEYDVDRHDHKTIDI, from the coding sequence ATGACCAGACTATGGAGCAGGCTCCGTTTTCTGTTCAATTTCCGCAAATCGGTCCCATTTCTAAAAGCATTCTTTACTGCTAAAGAAGTGGCAGCAGCGAAGAAAGTAACCGCCATTGCATTGATTGTGTTGTATTTCGTCTTTCCATTCGACTTGATTCCCGATTTTCTCATTGGAATCGGAATAGTGGATGATTTGGCTGTAGCGACATTTATCCTCCAGCTTATCATTAAGATGGCACCTGTACATTTGAAGGATGAATATGATGTTGATCGACATGATCATAAGACTATAGATATTTGA
- a CDS encoding ABC transporter permease, whose product MTFGDKWRFVRQNMKKNRVRVFMTILAAAMGSCFLIVLASVGFGLHDSIVEDQLESSVITKIEIYGKNDTDQNGFTSENIAELQQIDGVETVREIQYLGETSYHIDGYTNEMPDSIAVDFEKEKQTGLELESGKLPEAENEIIVSSDFAKQLVQDDIEEKDLYAEEGVVKTEYQYQQNLLNKEIELQAFATPEDATEPKATAETVKIVGIEAAPANEYAYRNSVKTTPALKRKLDDALQMTNSHTEQGDPLYSEVEVYASNAESVDGILTSLEEKEYQAYSNLEELKNINVLFNVAKAGLIIVGTIAVLIASIGIYNTMTMAVTERAPDIGIMKAIGANPKTIKQIFLMESTFIGLAGAWIGTAAAYIISFFVNTGVPIILEQIFEEEIPETMQLSSIPFLLVAISVLICLIVTILSGARPAKQATNVDVIRALRREI is encoded by the coding sequence ATGACATTCGGAGATAAGTGGCGATTTGTACGCCAAAATATGAAAAAGAACCGCGTGCGGGTTTTCATGACCATTCTTGCAGCAGCAATGGGAAGCTGTTTCTTAATTGTTCTTGCTTCTGTCGGATTTGGTTTGCATGATTCGATTGTAGAAGATCAGCTGGAAAGCAGTGTAATTACGAAAATAGAGATTTACGGAAAAAATGATACAGATCAAAATGGCTTTACAAGCGAAAACATTGCTGAGTTGCAGCAAATAGATGGGGTTGAAACAGTACGAGAAATACAGTACTTAGGTGAAACCTCTTACCATATTGACGGCTATACAAATGAGATGCCTGATTCAATTGCAGTCGATTTCGAAAAGGAGAAACAAACGGGCCTTGAGCTAGAGAGCGGCAAATTACCTGAAGCAGAAAATGAAATTATCGTCAGCAGTGATTTTGCGAAACAGCTTGTTCAAGATGATATCGAGGAAAAAGACCTTTATGCCGAAGAAGGCGTGGTTAAGACGGAATATCAATATCAACAAAATCTTCTTAACAAAGAAATCGAGCTGCAAGCATTCGCCACTCCAGAAGATGCAACCGAGCCAAAGGCCACTGCAGAAACAGTCAAGATTGTTGGCATCGAAGCAGCACCAGCAAATGAATATGCCTATAGGAATAGCGTTAAAACAACGCCTGCACTGAAAAGAAAATTAGATGATGCATTACAAATGACAAATAGCCACACAGAGCAAGGAGACCCGTTATACAGTGAAGTAGAAGTGTATGCCTCTAATGCAGAATCAGTAGACGGTATCTTAACTTCCTTGGAGGAAAAAGAGTATCAAGCCTACTCAAACTTGGAAGAACTTAAAAATATAAATGTGTTATTTAACGTTGCCAAAGCTGGGCTGATTATTGTTGGTACGATCGCTGTATTGATTGCATCCATAGGCATTTACAATACGATGACCATGGCAGTAACAGAACGGGCACCTGATATCGGTATTATGAAAGCGATTGGCGCAAATCCAAAGACAATCAAACAAATTTTCCTTATGGAGAGCACGTTTATCGGACTTGCTGGTGCATGGATTGGAACAGCAGCCGCTTACATCATTAGCTTCTTTGTTAATACCGGGGTGCCAATTATCTTGGAACAAATTTTCGAAGAGGAAATACCAGAAACAATGCAGCTCTCTTCTATCCCTTTCTTGCTCGTTGCCATCAGCGTATTGATTTGTTTGATTGTAACGATTCTTTCCGGCGCCAGACCAGCTAAACAAGCGACCAATGTCGATGTCATTCGGGCGCTGCGCCGGGAAATTTAA
- a CDS encoding ABC transporter ATP-binding protein has translation MITIKDVSHHYTMGKKGKETVVSVLRHIDFHVQKGEIVSLVGKSGSGKSTLLHIIGGFIKPSSGEVKINGTDITNRDEGRLADFRLQHIGYIFQNFQLIPSMTAAQNIELPLILNGTAKQIRNQKVADMLRQVELEAYSHHYPSELSGGQQQRVAIARALILNPSLILADEPTGSLDSDTETELLSLIRKLNKRNDITFFLITHDQEVAAIADRQLEIKDGQMLQARGALPV, from the coding sequence ATGATAACCATAAAAGATGTATCTCATCACTATACAATGGGGAAAAAGGGAAAAGAAACAGTTGTCTCCGTGCTCCGCCATATTGATTTTCATGTACAAAAAGGTGAGATTGTCAGTCTTGTCGGCAAAAGCGGCTCCGGCAAGTCGACGCTGCTGCATATCATCGGGGGGTTTATCAAGCCATCCAGCGGCGAAGTAAAAATTAACGGAACAGATATTACTAACAGGGATGAAGGCAGACTGGCTGATTTTCGCTTACAGCACATCGGTTACATCTTTCAAAACTTCCAGCTGATTCCGAGTATGACCGCCGCTCAGAACATCGAATTACCACTCATACTGAATGGCACTGCCAAACAAATACGTAATCAAAAAGTGGCTGACATGCTTCGCCAAGTAGAGCTTGAAGCGTATTCTCACCACTATCCGTCTGAATTATCCGGCGGTCAGCAGCAGCGTGTAGCCATCGCCAGAGCACTCATACTTAATCCGTCTTTAATTTTAGCAGATGAACCAACCGGCAGTTTAGATAGTGATACCGAGACAGAACTGCTTTCTCTCATTCGCAAACTAAATAAACGAAACGATATCACCTTCTTCTTAATTACCCATGATCAAGAGGTTGCCGCTATCGCCGATCGGCAGCTGGAAATCAAAGATGGGCAGATGCTTCAAGCGAGAGGAGCGCTGCCGGTATGA
- a CDS encoding YfhE family protein: protein MAKQYNNYQPVRMNGVSLSDAREVTFRKEFKQADIAGGFHKKNKR from the coding sequence ATGGCTAAACAATATAATAACTACCAACCCGTACGCATGAATGGTGTAAGTCTGTCGGATGCACGTGAAGTAACTTTCCGCAAAGAGTTCAAACAAGCGGATATTGCCGGCGGCTTCCACAAGAAGAATAAACGATAA